Within the Devosia lucknowensis genome, the region GCTCGATCGCCCTGACGTGACGGCCGGCCTGATCGCCGACGGTATCCATGTCCATGCCGCTGCGATGGGCGCCGCCCTGCGCGCCAAGAAAGGGCCGGGACGGGTCTTTCTCGTCACCGATGCCATGTCGCAGACAGGCACCGATCTCACGAGCTTCGAGCTCAATGGCCGGACCATAACGCGGGCCGACGGTGCCTTGCGTCTTGCCGACGGAACACTGGCCGGCGCCGATCTCGACATGATCGACGCCGTCAACTTCGCCATCGATGTCCTTGGCCTCGATCCGTCCGAAGCTTTCCGCATGGCCTCGCTCTATCCGGCTCAGGCCATCGGCCGCGCTGGGCTGGGCCATCTCCGACCATCCGCCGAGGCCAGTTTCGTCCATCTCTCCGACGACCGGCAGGTCCAGTCCACCTGGATCGCGGGGGACCGGGTTTGGTCGCGCGGCTGAACGCTCACCCGCGTCCGATATAGGGCATATTGGTCGCCATGACCGTCATGAACTGCACATTGGCCGAGAGCGGCAGCCCCGCCATATAGGTGACGGCCTCCACCACATGGGCGACATCGAAGGTGGGCTCGGGCATGAGAGTGCCGTTGGCCTGCAGCGACCCCGAACTCATACCGCTCGTCATGTCGGTGGCGGCATTGCCGATATCGATCTGGCCGCAGGCGATGCCGAATTCCCGCCCGTCCAGCGAGATCGCCTTGGTCAGCCCGGTAATGGCATGCTTGCTGGTGGTGTAACTGGCGGCCTGGGGCCTGGGCACATAGGCCGAGATCGACCCATTGTTGATGATGCGTCCTCCCCGCGGGCTCTGCTCCCGCATCATCCGGAACGCCTCCCGGGCGACGTAGAACGCACCATTGAGATTGGTATCGATCATCTCGCGCCATGTCGCCACATCGAGGTCGCCGAAATTGCGGGCCGGCGCAAAACGTCCGGCATTGTTGAAGACGAGATCCACCCGCCCGTATCGGACCCGGATTTCCGAGAACAGCTTCGCCACGGACTCGGGGTCGGTCACGTCGCAGACGACGCCATCGATCCCTTGGGCTCGTGCGACATCCTCGATCATCGCGCTCCGGCGGCCACAAACCGTAACCCGCCACCCAAGCTGCGACAGCCCCACGGCGACCGCGCGTCCGATACCGGACGTGCCGCCCGTCACCAGCGCGATTTTGCTCTCAGCCATGACAGTCCTCCACGATTGCACCACGCCATTGCCGCGATTTGGGCAGCAGCTTAACGGGCGTATTGGCCAATACAAAG harbors:
- a CDS encoding SDR family oxidoreductase; its protein translation is MAESKIALVTGGTSGIGRAVAVGLSQLGWRVTVCGRRSAMIEDVARAQGIDGVVCDVTDPESVAKLFSEIRVRYGRVDLVFNNAGRFAPARNFGDLDVATWREMIDTNLNGAFYVAREAFRMMREQSPRGGRIINNGSISAYVPRPQAASYTTSKHAITGLTKAISLDGREFGIACGQIDIGNAATDMTSGMSSGSLQANGTLMPEPTFDVAHVVEAVTYMAGLPLSANVQFMTVMATNMPYIGRG